In Paenibacillus sp. 1781tsa1, one DNA window encodes the following:
- the acpS gene encoding holo-ACP synthase, producing the protein MIYGIGNDVLEIGRMRKLLSGRHAEAFLKRILTPAERDIALLRGKQMTEFVSGRFAAKEAVSKAFGCGIGGVMGFTDIEVLPDGTGRPVASLSSQAWERLQLPYDKQYDIHLSITHQTELAAAFAIVEQMEK; encoded by the coding sequence ATGATATATGGCATTGGTAATGACGTGCTGGAGATTGGACGTATGCGGAAATTGCTGTCCGGTCGCCATGCGGAAGCTTTTCTGAAACGAATTTTAACACCAGCAGAGCGGGATATCGCGCTTCTTCGAGGAAAGCAGATGACGGAGTTTGTATCCGGTCGATTTGCAGCGAAAGAAGCGGTGTCCAAGGCATTTGGCTGCGGTATTGGTGGCGTCATGGGCTTTACTGACATTGAAGTGCTTCCTGATGGGACAGGACGTCCAGTGGCCTCGCTGTCCAGTCAAGCCTGGGAGCGTCTGCAGCTGCCATACGACAAACAATATGACATACATTTGAGCATTACGCATCAGACGGAATTGGCAGCGGCCTTTGCGATCGTAGAACAGATGGAAAAGTAG
- the mutY gene encoding A/G-specific adenine glycosylase — MGLQEQKQHFSVNLLDWYMINRRDLPWRRHNNPYFTWVSEIMLQQTRVDTVIPYFNRFIGNFPTVQALAEAPEEEVLKNWEGLGYYSRARNLQAAARQVMELHGGEMPQDKQAVFALKGVGPYTAGAILSIAFNQPQPAVDGNVMRVLSRYFLIDEDIMKGSTRVLMEELAGELIPEGRARDFNQALMELGALVCTPKAPHCLTCPVMEQCSGRIAGRELTLPVKTKAKPPRPEQRLVAIVEGRGDHRGQVLVRQRPETGLLARMWELPHVLAAPAAASKKAAPLADEPAMALLAGSLWAEGFAARPEGLATHAEHVFSHIVWSLQVYKCTEQDQSSELPLIAAEARAAYDAQTATKEDTALSSAASPESETTHSSQSGMPDAQNISTSLNDGEMLAASDGSDLALVTPTLTGKGDGLTYRWIGPEDMDKMAFPNIFLKLISSYFAGAYDQVND, encoded by the coding sequence ATGGGTTTACAGGAACAGAAACAACACTTCAGCGTGAATTTGCTGGACTGGTATATGATCAACCGACGGGATTTGCCGTGGCGTCGCCACAACAATCCGTATTTCACATGGGTATCGGAAATTATGCTTCAGCAGACGAGGGTAGATACGGTCATTCCGTATTTCAATCGTTTTATCGGGAATTTTCCGACCGTGCAGGCACTTGCGGAAGCACCGGAGGAGGAAGTTCTGAAAAATTGGGAGGGACTTGGTTATTACTCCCGTGCACGAAATCTTCAGGCAGCCGCGAGACAAGTCATGGAGCTGCACGGAGGCGAGATGCCTCAGGACAAGCAGGCTGTCTTCGCATTAAAAGGGGTTGGCCCCTATACGGCCGGGGCCATTCTCAGCATTGCCTTCAACCAGCCGCAGCCTGCGGTAGATGGCAATGTCATGCGGGTCCTGTCCCGATACTTCCTCATCGATGAGGACATTATGAAGGGCAGCACCCGGGTGTTGATGGAAGAGCTCGCAGGAGAGCTCATTCCGGAAGGGCGAGCGCGTGATTTCAATCAGGCGCTGATGGAACTTGGCGCGCTGGTGTGCACGCCCAAAGCGCCGCACTGCCTGACTTGTCCGGTCATGGAGCAATGTTCCGGGCGCATCGCCGGAAGAGAGCTTACGCTGCCGGTCAAGACCAAGGCGAAGCCGCCGCGCCCTGAGCAGCGGCTGGTCGCGATTGTGGAGGGCCGCGGGGATCACCGCGGCCAAGTGCTTGTGCGCCAGCGCCCAGAGACGGGCCTGCTGGCCCGGATGTGGGAGCTGCCGCATGTGCTCGCGGCGCCTGCCGCAGCGAGCAAGAAGGCGGCGCCGCTGGCGGATGAGCCGGCCATGGCATTGCTGGCCGGCAGTCTGTGGGCGGAAGGCTTCGCTGCCCGCCCGGAAGGGCTGGCTACCCATGCGGAGCATGTGTTCAGTCACATTGTCTGGAGCCTGCAGGTGTACAAGTGTACCGAGCAGGACCAGAGCAGTGAGCTTCCGCTGATCGCAGCGGAAGCTAGAGCCGCCTACGATGCACAGACGGCAACGAAGGAGGACACAGCCTTGTCATCAGCTGCGTCACCTGAGTCAGAGACAACACATTCATCGCAGTCAGGCATGCCTGATGCGCAGAACATCTCAACATCGCTTAACGATGGAGAGATGTTGGCGGCATCGGATGGTAGTGACCTGGCGCTGGTCACTCCGACACTGACAGGGAAAGGCGATGGATTGACCTATCGCTGGATCGGACCGGAAGACATGGATAAGATGGCATTCCCGAATATCTTCCTGAAGCTGATCAGCAGTTATTTTGCCGGTGCGTATGATCAAGTGAATGATTAA
- a CDS encoding superoxide dismutase, with the protein MAFQLPALPYANDALEPHIDAQTMEIHHDRHHNTYVTNLNAALESAPELQEKSLEDLIANLDSVPEGIRTAVRNNGGGHANHSLFWEIIGPNGGGAPTGDIAAAIDSELGGFDKFKEDFAKAATTRFGSGWAWLVVGKDGKLSITSTPNQDSPLFEGLTPVLGLDVWEHAYYLKYQNKRPDYIGAFWNVINWDEVNKRYASAK; encoded by the coding sequence ATGGCTTTTCAATTACCGGCACTTCCTTACGCTAACGACGCACTGGAACCACATATCGATGCACAAACGATGGAAATCCACCACGATCGCCATCACAATACTTATGTAACTAACTTGAACGCAGCTCTGGAAAGCGCTCCTGAACTGCAAGAAAAAAGCTTGGAAGATCTGATTGCTAACCTTGACAGCGTACCTGAAGGCATCCGCACAGCGGTTCGCAACAATGGTGGTGGACATGCTAACCACAGCTTGTTCTGGGAAATCATTGGACCTAACGGCGGCGGCGCTCCTACTGGCGATATCGCAGCAGCAATCGATAGCGAACTGGGTGGCTTTGATAAATTCAAAGAAGATTTCGCTAAAGCAGCTACAACTCGCTTCGGTTCCGGCTGGGCTTGGCTCGTAGTTGGCAAAGACGGCAAGTTGTCCATCACTAGCACACCTAACCAAGACAGCCCTCTCTTCGAAGGTCTGACTCCGGTTCTGGGTCTGGATGTATGGGAGCACGCTTACTACCTGAAATATCAAAACAAACGTCCTGATTACATCGGTGCTTTCTGGAATGTAATCAACTGGGATGAAGTGAACAAACGTTACGCTTCTGCAAAATAA